A window from Thalassophryne amazonica chromosome 15, fThaAma1.1, whole genome shotgun sequence encodes these proteins:
- the LOC117526086 gene encoding arf-GAP with dual PH domain-containing protein 2-like isoform X2, whose protein sequence is MNMQQHFWLFSTVKLTQAGNNMCADCGAPDPDWASYTLGIFVCLNCSGMHRNLPAVSRVKSIHLDFWEDSQVEFMKQRGNTAVKTEYEKCVPAFIYRPQQDDCIVLKDQWIHAKYERREFTGENSYFKQDYTSDTFESTLWKKGKDNKQFLKRTFVLSKKDFTLKYYVKDSKVPKAVVSMKDLNAVFQPDKIGHAHGLQISYLQEERTRNLFVYHENGQVIVSWFNAIRATRLAYLQRKHPSLRENDLIPQLTRRCLKEGYMEKTGPTQREPFKKRWFTLCSINRKLLYFKTPLDATELGAVFIGTEDHSYSVIETSSKNARGGRWHCGITLQTPGRQFVFMCELKQEQQEWLEALRQVIGQPMTPEDYANEANWRRGK, encoded by the exons ATGAATATGCAGCAGCACTTCTGGTTGTTCTCAACTGTCAAGCTGACA CAGGCTGGAAATAACATGTGCGCTGACTGTGGAGCTCCGG ATCCTGACTGGGCCTCCTACACTCTCGGTATCTTTGTGTGTCTGAACTGTTCGGGGATGCATCGTAACTTGCCTGCTGTTAGCAGAGTGAAATCCATACATCTAGATTTCTGGGAAGATTCACAAGTAGAG TTCATGAAGCAGAGAGGAAACACTGCAGTAAAAACTGAGTACGAGAAGTGTGTCCCTGCATTCATCTACCGGCCGCAGCAAGATGACTGTAT TGTTCTTAAGGATCAATGGATCCATGCTAAGTATGAAAGAAGAGAATTCACAGGAGAAAACTCGTACTTCAAACAAGATTATACCTCAG ACACATTTGAGTCAACGCTGTGGAAGAAGGGCAAAGACAATAAGCAGTTCCTGAAGAGGACCTTCGTGCTGTCCAAGAAAGACTTCACTCTCAAATACTACGTTAAAGAT TCCAAGGTTCCCAAAGCTGTCGTTTCCATGAAGGACCTGAATGCAGTTTTCCAGCCTGATAAGATTGGACATGCCCACGGGCTGCAGATCTCCTACCTGCAGGAGGAACGCACAAGGAATCTGTTTGTTTACCATGAGAATGGGCAG GTAATTGTTTCCTGGTTCAATGCCATTCGGGCCACACGCTTGGCGTATCTCCAGAGGAAGCATCCATCTCTTCGAGAAAACGAT TTAATTCCTCAGTTAACAAGACGATGCCTGAAGGAGGGATACATGGAGAAAACTGGGCCAACG caAAGGGAACCCTTCAAGAAGAGGTGGTTCACACTGTGCTCCATAAACAGAAAACTTCTGTATTTTAAAACTCCCTTG GATGCAACAGAGTTGGGCGCTGTCTTCATTGGCACTGAGGACCACAGCTACTCTGTGATAGAGACCAGCAGCAAAAATGCGAGAGGGGGCCGGTGGCACTGTGGCATCACACTGCAGACGCCAGGAAGGCAGTTTGTATTTATGTGCGAGCTCAAACAGGAGCAGCAGGAGTGGCTGGAGGCACTCAGACAGGTCATCGGTCAACCCATGACTCCGGAGGACTACGCTA ATGAAGCCAACTGGAGACGAGGGAAATGA
- the LOC117526086 gene encoding arf-GAP with dual PH domain-containing protein 2-like isoform X1 — MASLERNNKILLDLLQQAGNNMCADCGAPDPDWASYTLGIFVCLNCSGMHRNLPAVSRVKSIHLDFWEDSQVEFMKQRGNTAVKTEYEKCVPAFIYRPQQDDCIVLKDQWIHAKYERREFTGENSYFKQDYTSDTFESTLWKKGKDNKQFLKRTFVLSKKDFTLKYYVKDSKVPKAVVSMKDLNAVFQPDKIGHAHGLQISYLQEERTRNLFVYHENGQVIVSWFNAIRATRLAYLQRKHPSLRENDLIPQLTRRCLKEGYMEKTGPTQREPFKKRWFTLCSINRKLLYFKTPLDATELGAVFIGTEDHSYSVIETSSKNARGGRWHCGITLQTPGRQFVFMCELKQEQQEWLEALRQVIGQPMTPEDYANEANWRRGK; from the exons ATGGCCAGCCTGGaaagaaataataaaattttacttGATTTGTTGCAGCAGGCTGGAAATAACATGTGCGCTGACTGTGGAGCTCCGG ATCCTGACTGGGCCTCCTACACTCTCGGTATCTTTGTGTGTCTGAACTGTTCGGGGATGCATCGTAACTTGCCTGCTGTTAGCAGAGTGAAATCCATACATCTAGATTTCTGGGAAGATTCACAAGTAGAG TTCATGAAGCAGAGAGGAAACACTGCAGTAAAAACTGAGTACGAGAAGTGTGTCCCTGCATTCATCTACCGGCCGCAGCAAGATGACTGTAT TGTTCTTAAGGATCAATGGATCCATGCTAAGTATGAAAGAAGAGAATTCACAGGAGAAAACTCGTACTTCAAACAAGATTATACCTCAG ACACATTTGAGTCAACGCTGTGGAAGAAGGGCAAAGACAATAAGCAGTTCCTGAAGAGGACCTTCGTGCTGTCCAAGAAAGACTTCACTCTCAAATACTACGTTAAAGAT TCCAAGGTTCCCAAAGCTGTCGTTTCCATGAAGGACCTGAATGCAGTTTTCCAGCCTGATAAGATTGGACATGCCCACGGGCTGCAGATCTCCTACCTGCAGGAGGAACGCACAAGGAATCTGTTTGTTTACCATGAGAATGGGCAG GTAATTGTTTCCTGGTTCAATGCCATTCGGGCCACACGCTTGGCGTATCTCCAGAGGAAGCATCCATCTCTTCGAGAAAACGAT TTAATTCCTCAGTTAACAAGACGATGCCTGAAGGAGGGATACATGGAGAAAACTGGGCCAACG caAAGGGAACCCTTCAAGAAGAGGTGGTTCACACTGTGCTCCATAAACAGAAAACTTCTGTATTTTAAAACTCCCTTG GATGCAACAGAGTTGGGCGCTGTCTTCATTGGCACTGAGGACCACAGCTACTCTGTGATAGAGACCAGCAGCAAAAATGCGAGAGGGGGCCGGTGGCACTGTGGCATCACACTGCAGACGCCAGGAAGGCAGTTTGTATTTATGTGCGAGCTCAAACAGGAGCAGCAGGAGTGGCTGGAGGCACTCAGACAGGTCATCGGTCAACCCATGACTCCGGAGGACTACGCTA ATGAAGCCAACTGGAGACGAGGGAAATGA
- the tefm gene encoding transcription elongation factor, mitochondrial: MWAARRFLSLVSQRGCCEVRSALLCQRGSLPELELRYLQCTCCWRSQVPVAGFETLNTSIKSTVLCREEDSKKPLDYLYTFEQRSIILHLLNTATQAELEGVKLLRGRKSVNIVEYRDRNGPFNTLESVVNVPRLKHKSAVIVFNDILNPQKKKKATVQLAKFVKPPVDRSCLEDASSIVSIVCGTNKIAWAHVDHGMTVLDWQQLECPNFLKGTYLASAYLSDISTVVSLLPPTDLYIIEKSSISVQNTALFPIMAHMRTVEAMLFALLEPRSCSPAPNVCPRVINMTRAAVGRHFDLMVGESRTSGAHTVQQLMTKSVTQKCPRINIPQELLMKHRKAFEVGIWKEGDELCDALLQAVAFYELLSQSAS, from the exons ATGTGGGCCGCCAGACGATTCCTATCATTAGTATCCCAGAGAG GTTGCTGTGAAGTGCGGTCTGCTTTATTATGTCAGCGTGGCTCCCTCCCCGAGCTCGAACTCCGGTATCTTCAGTGCACCTGCTGCTGGAGAAGCCAGGTTCCTGTGGCTGGTTTTGAGACCCTGAACACCTCCATCAAGTCCACGGTGCTGTGCAGGGAGGAAGACAGCAAAAAGCCTCTGGATTATTTGTACACTTTTGAGCAGCGCAGCATCATCCTCCACCTGCTCAACACCGCCACCCAGGCTGAGCTGGAGGGTGTCAAGTTGCTGAGGGGCCGCAAGTCTGTCAACATCGTGGAGTACAGGGATAGGAATGGGCCGTTCAACACGCTGGAGAGTGTGGTGAATGTGCCACGGCTTAAGCACAAAAGCGCAGTGATAGTCTTCAATGATATCCTCAatccacagaaaaaaaagaaagccaCAGTACAGCTGGCCAAGTTTGTGAAGCCACCTGTGGACAGATCCTGCCTAGAG GATGCCAGTTCTATTGTGTCAATAGTTTGTGGGACCAATAAGATTGCGTGGGCACATGTGGACCACGGAATGACTGTACTGGATTGGCAGCAGCTGGAATGTCCGAACTTCTTGAAGGGAACATACTTGGCCTCTGCTTACCTGTCTGAT ATATCCACGGTTGTGTCCCTCCTTCCCCCAACTGACTTATACATCATAGAGAAATCATCCATCTCAGTCCAGAATACCGCTCTGTTCCCCATCATGGCCCACATGAGGACTGTGGAGGCCATGTTGTTCGCCCTGCTTGAGCCAAGAAGTTGCTCACCTGCCCCCAATGTTTGTCCCAG AGTTATCAACATGACGCGTGCTGCCGTGGGACGCCACTTTGACCTGATGGTGGGTGAGTCACGGACGAGTGGAGCGCACACAGTGCAACAGTTGATGACCAAGTCAGTGACACAGAAGTGCCCCAGAATAAACATCCCCCAGGAGCTGCTGATGAAACACAGGAAAGCTTTTGAAGTGGGCATTTGGAAAGAAGGGGACGAGCTGTGCGATGCCCTGCTTCAGGCCGTGGCTTTTTACGAGCTGCTCAGCCAATCTGCCTCTTAG
- the atad5b gene encoding ATPase family AAA domain-containing protein 5b, protein MTDKPLQEKKTRCSTDNIKIAPIFVRRRQQSDAEQNSAVSLEEVRESNPAFLPAENMFCPVSVQTSLLHEKRKRGNNRADIASKRLRCSLAAEGSPSTGQCSLPARDNQKPIAPRISRLSRTRRLKQQSGSNALQSNCEPNSKQTNQTKSDIQSLTSPCSLQRDFSFEDVLWTDKYSPQRSSEVIGNSASVTRLRCWLKKWKQRVDCEERRRIDDRKREENGNDSWDCGDFQGEAGSGDEEPLYNAMLIVGPLGVGKTASVYACAQELGFKVFEVNCSSQRSGRNVLSSLKEATQSHLVDTSDKDSLKPAYFINYNIDSCLSISDISHGKIMAPKKICSSRKRPAQKVVLCNRKGKSDAATRTLTNFFKIKSKADHLHFNGMTPLEDVDKKKPCSRSPACERAAAQSKKTTCLILFEEVDVIFNDDVGFLAAVKTLMTTTKRPVVLTTNDPAFRWRFNCSLETIIFKTPSAESVCSYLQLVCLTESAQVELHEVIRLFRLFGGDIRRCLLQLQFWVPHREDPLNKVPRAHNKNITKVEDCLVAPSCTATMLGLHNMTQNHLLNLLMTPSWTEEDMNNLLKPLSESWRRGVPLLYSNLELLLPTGAAPSSLDATHSGLQDEPVRCGVQQQLPKNIRSKAYGSVRKTSKLSRRRGSSSSPTYTSIDSNGKAAEGNVATRWMCALSDFFDLMSYVDVLTLPAEMPMSGLSNSDRFLWTGVEIKDGFMDEMTEEERSCSLHRWEMQAAVEGLGCRRCCWQVSAAWTEVQKCRCEGVDDEWNRLVKKLTIPGSASRERLNFTARPPCPPHVCQKRFDLSKSVVGCQAFSLLGNKKAVAVDYMPLLRFICHSHRPQQQRREPIRCRNYINRMHLGLSKSTFQLLTGDFSEDYLEDNT, encoded by the exons ATGACTGACAAACCGCTGCAGGAAAAAAAGACTCGTTGTTCCACTGACAACATTAAAATTGCGCCAATTTTCGTGCGCAGAAGACAGCAGAGTGATGCAGAGCAGAACTCAGCGGTGAGTCTGGAGGAAGTTCGGGAATCGAACCCTGCGTTTCTGCCTGCAG AAAACATGTTTTGTCCAGTTTCCGTACAAACCTCACTCTTACACGAGAAGCGGAAACGAGGTAACAACAGGGCCGACATTGCATCCAAGCGTCTGAGGTGTAGTCTTGCTGCTGAGGGTTCACCCAGTACTGGTCAGTGTTCTCTGCCTGCACGAGACAACCAGAAGCCCATCGCACCCAGAATCAGCAGGCTGAGCCGCACACGCCGCCTGAAGCAGCAAAGTGGGAGCAATGCCCTGCAGAGCAACTGTGAACCCAACTctaaacagacaaaccaaaccAAATCTGACATCCAGTCACTCACATCGCCTTGCAGTCTCCAAAGAG atTTTAGTTTTGAGGATGTGCTCTGGACGGACAAGTACAGCCCTCAACGCTCGAGTGAGGTCATCGGCAACTCCGCCTCAGTGACTCGGCTGCGGTG TTGGTTGAAGAAATGGAAACAAAGAGTGGATTGTGAGGAGAGGAGACGAATAGATGACCGAAAACGTGAAGAAAACGGTAACG ACTCGTGGGACTGTGGAGACTTCCAGGGTGAGGCGGGCTCAGGTGATGAGGAGCCGCTGTATAACGCCATGCTGATTGTGGGTCCTCTCGGGGTCGGAAAGACGGCCTCAGTGTACGCCTGTGCTCAGGAGCTCGGCTTTAAG GTATTCGAGGTGAACTGCTCCTCACAGCGCAGCGGGCGCAATGTTTTGTCCAGTCTGAAGGAGGCGACACAGTCCCACCTAGTGGACACGTCAGATAAAGACTCTCTGAAACCCGCTTACTTCATCAACTACAACATTGACAGCTGTCTATCCATATCTGACATTTCCCATG GGAAAATTATGGCTCCGAAAAAAATCTGTTCTTCAAGAAAAAGACCTGCACAGAAAGTTGTCCTCTGCAATCGCAAAGGAAAGTCTGACGCAGCCACGAGGACTTTGACGAACTTCTTTAAGATAAAGTCCAAAGCAGACCACCTGCACTTTAACGGCATGACACCATTGGAGGACGTGGACAAGAAGAAACCATGCAGCCGGTCACCCGCCTGTGAGCGAGCAGCggcacagagcaaaaagacaacATGTCTTATACTGTTTGAGGAG GTTGACGTCATATTTAACGATGATGTTGGATTCCTGGCAGCCGTTAAGACTCTGATGACAACCACCAAAAGGCCGGTTGTTCTGACCACCAACG ATCCTGCATTCAGATGGCGGTTTAATTGCAGTTTGGAAACCATTATTTTCAAAACACCATCAGCT GAGAGTGTCTGCAGCTACCTGCAGCTGGTGTGTCTGACTGAGAGCGCGCAAGTGGAGTTGCATGAAGTTATCCGCCTCTTCAGATTATTCGGCGGTGATATTCGGCGCTGTTTGCTCCAGCTCCAGTTCTGGGTGCCTCACAGGGAAGATCCGCTAAACAAAGTTCCCCGTGCACACA ACAAAAATATTACAAAAGTTGAGGACTGTTTAGTTGCTCCAAGCTGCACTGCCACCATGTTGGGCCTCCATAACATGACCCAGAACCATCTGCTGAACCTTCTGATG ACTCCATCCTGGACAGAAGAAGACATGAATAATCTTCTGAAACCTCTTTCTGAGAGCTGGAGAAGAGGTGTGCCTCTTCTTTATTCCAACCTGGAGCTCCTCCTGCCCACAGGAGCTGCACCCAGCAGTTTGGATGCGACTCATTCCGGGCTGCAGGATGAGCCAGTGCGCTGTGGCGTCCAACAGCAGCTGCCTAAAAATATCAGATCAAAGGCATACGGTTCGGTGAGGAAAACCTCCAAGCTGAGCAGGAGAAGAGGCAGTTCATCATCTCCAACATATACCTCAATAGATTCAAATGGCAAAGCTGCAGAGGGGAATGTTGCCACCCGCTGGATGTGTGCCTTGAGTGATTTCTTTGATCTGATGTCCTATGTTGACGTCTTAACGCTGCCTGCAGAAATGCCCATGTCAGGCCTCAGCAATTCGGACAGGTTTTTATGGACAGGAGTGGAGATAAAGGACGGCTTTATGGACGAGATGACTGAGGAGGAAAGAAGCTGTAGCCTGCACAGGTGGGAGATGCAGGCTGCTGTTGAAGGACTGGGGTGTCGTAGATGCTGCTGGCAAGTGTCTGCAGCGTGGACCGAAGTTCAGAAATGCAGGTGTGAAGGTGTGGATGATGAGTGGAACAGGCTGGTGAAGAAATTAACAATACCAGGTTCTGCCAGTAGGGAAAGACTCAACTTTACTGCTCGTCCTCCATGTCCACCACA TGTGTGTCAGAAGAGGTTTGATCTGAGTAAGTCAGTGGTTGGCTGTCAGGCCTTCAGTCTACTTGGGAACAAAAAGGCCGTTGCAGTTGACTACATGCCCCTCCTTCGCTTTATCTGTCACTCCCACAGACCGCAACAACAAAGACGGGAACCAATCAG GTGTCGGAACTATATCAACAGAATGCACCTTGGCCTCTCAAAATCTACTTTTCAGCTCTTGACAGGAGACTTCTCAGAGGACTACCTGGAGGATAACACCTGA